A window of Rufibacter sp. LB8 contains these coding sequences:
- a CDS encoding M1 family aminopeptidase, whose amino-acid sequence MTHFSYTSFRPSFLNRLKTKWGCLLLVLLLGQGIVAQAQEKDPHPCAVARLQSTSLLLADGITSEAHVALMRQYDVHWYKLDLGLERNNLNVQGNVTILATNLSSNFSEFAFELHPNLTIDRVLINGQPGVVNRTNSEVRVQMPMQVPAQQKFTAQVFYAGTAPSGASAAIGNGLNTATVSQYNAQVTWSLSEPFAASEWFPVKQLLADKADSVDVWVTTDVGNKVGSNGLLQRVTPLPNQKHRYEWKSTYPIAYYLISVAVGQYQEYTFPVTVPGATAPIPVQNFIYDHPQALAAFKPGIDNTAPLLQLFSEKFGLYPFHKEKYGHSMAPMGGGMEHQTMTTQSSFEFTLTAHELAHQWWGNEVTCAGWSHIWLNEGFASYSEYLALQEFQPGAARNWIERAAGSSTFSQGSVFVRDSTQVGAIFNSVLSYRKGAMVLHMLRHALASDALFFQVLRTYRNQYKNKVATTRDFQRVVEQVAGRSFAYFFDQWVYGEGYPIFDIRWAQQDGKLYLKSTQTGSSPNTPFFKTEMELKIYTTEKDTLVLLQQDKPVEEYSFKLKGTVVGMQLDPDQWLAEKVDVLDKDPSLMPIQGRKPIYEVGVYPNPARDEVQFLEGVGGLTEITLTDIAGRTLKSFDPRVEKTIKIDYLAPGAYLLILNYGGMVKVIKFVKL is encoded by the coding sequence ATGACACATTTTTCCTATACTTCTTTCAGGCCTTCGTTTTTAAATCGTTTAAAGACTAAATGGGGCTGTCTGCTGCTGGTGCTCTTACTTGGCCAGGGAATTGTGGCGCAAGCCCAGGAGAAAGATCCGCATCCGTGCGCGGTGGCCCGCCTACAATCAACCTCCCTGCTGCTCGCCGATGGCATCACCTCTGAGGCGCACGTAGCCCTGATGCGGCAATATGACGTGCACTGGTACAAACTGGACCTTGGCCTGGAGCGAAACAATCTGAATGTGCAGGGAAACGTGACCATTTTGGCCACTAATCTTTCTTCAAATTTTTCTGAATTCGCGTTTGAGCTGCACCCAAACCTGACCATTGACCGCGTGTTGATCAACGGGCAGCCGGGCGTGGTGAATAGGACCAACAGCGAGGTGCGTGTACAGATGCCCATGCAGGTGCCGGCCCAGCAGAAATTCACGGCGCAGGTTTTTTACGCCGGTACCGCGCCTTCGGGAGCTAGCGCCGCCATTGGCAACGGCCTGAACACGGCCACGGTTTCTCAGTACAACGCACAGGTCACCTGGAGTTTGAGCGAGCCTTTCGCGGCCTCTGAGTGGTTCCCGGTCAAACAATTACTCGCAGACAAAGCAGACTCCGTAGACGTTTGGGTCACCACAGACGTAGGCAACAAAGTAGGGTCTAACGGCCTGCTCCAGCGCGTGACGCCACTTCCCAACCAGAAGCACCGTTATGAATGGAAGTCTACGTACCCCATAGCCTATTACCTTATCTCGGTGGCGGTGGGGCAGTACCAGGAATACACGTTTCCGGTAACGGTGCCTGGCGCCACGGCGCCCATTCCGGTTCAGAACTTTATATATGACCATCCGCAGGCCCTGGCGGCGTTTAAACCTGGCATTGACAACACCGCCCCCTTGTTGCAGCTGTTCTCAGAAAAGTTTGGCTTGTACCCGTTCCACAAAGAGAAATACGGGCACAGCATGGCCCCTATGGGCGGCGGCATGGAGCACCAAACCATGACCACGCAGTCTAGCTTTGAATTCACGCTCACGGCCCATGAACTGGCGCACCAGTGGTGGGGCAATGAAGTAACCTGTGCGGGCTGGAGCCATATCTGGTTGAACGAAGGCTTCGCCAGTTACAGTGAGTATTTGGCCTTGCAGGAATTTCAGCCTGGGGCTGCGCGCAATTGGATAGAGAGAGCAGCGGGGAGTAGCACATTTTCGCAGGGCTCTGTTTTTGTACGAGACAGCACGCAGGTGGGAGCTATTTTCAACTCAGTGTTAAGTTATAGAAAAGGGGCCATGGTGTTGCACATGCTTCGGCATGCCCTGGCATCTGACGCCTTGTTTTTCCAGGTGTTGCGCACTTATAGAAATCAGTATAAAAATAAAGTAGCCACCACCCGAGATTTCCAGCGCGTGGTGGAACAGGTGGCGGGCCGGTCTTTTGCCTATTTCTTTGACCAATGGGTGTATGGCGAAGGCTATCCTATCTTTGACATACGGTGGGCACAGCAAGACGGAAAGCTCTACCTCAAATCCACGCAGACCGGCTCTAGCCCCAATACGCCTTTCTTTAAAACCGAAATGGAGTTAAAAATCTACACCACTGAGAAAGACACCTTGGTTCTTTTGCAGCAAGACAAACCAGTGGAAGAATATTCCTTTAAATTAAAGGGCACCGTGGTGGGCATGCAACTGGACCCTGACCAGTGGCTGGCAGAGAAGGTAGATGTGTTGGACAAAGACCCTTCGCTCATGCCAATCCAAGGCAGAAAACCAATCTATGAAGTAGGTGTCTACCCAAACCCGGCAAGGGATGAAGTGCAATTTCTGGAAGGCGTAGGTGGCCTTACTGAGATTACCTTGACAGATATAGCAGGCCGTACATTGAAGTCTTTTGACCCACGGGTGGAGAAAACTATAAAAATTGATTACCTGGCGCCCGGCGCTTATTTGCTCATATTGAATTACGGTGGTATGGTAAAGGTGATCAAGTTTGTGAAACTGTAA
- a CDS encoding T9SS type A sorting domain-containing protein: MIQKATRTLGSTFLATLLLGLGTQSFAQEKATVEKHARQSKIKIIQAEGDVHYLLDTTFTLKEGQTIAQAVKEMKEKAGSLKNLGAKVILPTKVNSLSQTEFVNVFPSRVGDTVNVAVLRFAGRDSLFRQLHRTRVYTRDSAQTLFHGDLKEVRVTGARALGKEGIRIFTRDLAEGDSLQKRRVIFRMDTTFTTNMDSIKIQNIESIRVLRNGARVQAKLLEAAGNIRVTEPGNVEVISLTTKEGKTIILLKPSKALAAKTDKKNQKAAKKKEGQTDVLVAPNPSNGKFRLSFNVPAASEVKVRIVNNAGKTVFQDEPGKVSGFYAKDIDLSKAGAGLYVIQLMIGNKVQSEKILVQ; this comes from the coding sequence ATGATACAAAAAGCAACCCGCACCCTTGGCAGCACCTTCCTGGCCACCTTGTTATTAGGCCTGGGTACCCAGTCATTCGCCCAGGAAAAAGCCACCGTTGAAAAACATGCCCGCCAATCCAAAATTAAAATCATTCAGGCCGAAGGCGACGTCCATTATCTCTTGGACACCACCTTTACCCTTAAAGAAGGCCAGACTATTGCACAGGCCGTGAAAGAAATGAAGGAGAAAGCCGGTTCCCTTAAAAACCTGGGTGCCAAAGTGATCCTACCCACCAAGGTCAATTCGTTAAGTCAGACCGAGTTTGTGAATGTTTTCCCCAGCCGGGTAGGCGACACGGTGAACGTTGCTGTGCTCCGGTTTGCCGGGCGCGATTCTTTGTTTAGACAGCTGCATCGTACCCGCGTGTACACCAGAGATTCTGCTCAAACTTTGTTTCACGGTGATTTGAAGGAAGTACGGGTGACGGGTGCCCGGGCCCTGGGCAAAGAAGGCATACGGATTTTTACCCGTGACCTGGCGGAAGGCGATTCCCTGCAAAAGCGCCGGGTCATCTTCCGGATGGACACCACCTTCACCACCAACATGGATTCCATCAAGATCCAGAACATTGAAAGCATCAGAGTGCTGAGAAACGGTGCGCGTGTGCAGGCAAAACTCCTGGAAGCGGCTGGGAACATTAGGGTAACCGAGCCCGGTAACGTGGAAGTGATCAGCCTCACCACCAAAGAAGGCAAAACCATTATCTTATTGAAACCTTCCAAAGCCCTGGCCGCCAAAACCGACAAGAAAAACCAGAAAGCGGCGAAGAAAAAAGAAGGGCAAACCGATGTTTTGGTGGCCCCCAACCCGTCCAACGGCAAGTTCAGGCTTTCCTTTAATGTGCCTGCTGCTTCTGAGGTGAAGGTGAGGATAGTGAACAACGCCGGCAAAACCGTATTCCAAGATGAACCAGGAAAAGTATCTGGGTTCTACGCCAAAGATATTGACTTGAGCAAGGCAGGCGCTGGGCTATACGTCATTCAGTTGATGATTGGCAACAAGGTGCAGTCTGAGAAAATACTGGTGCAGTAG
- a CDS encoding HAMP domain-containing sensor histidine kinase, with protein sequence MKKKTLLLVIALMSLSLIGLIGFQAYWIQHAVQMEEEVFDRNVSVALHQVARRLETEEAMHFLKEEAPLIRAAALTPVTPSMEDNAPAPTPARKAKAKKTTYKITFNAAPEDQQVLLTRPSEASTPPPAPATGFSVVTSTAQSPQSRVYLRSTTAAPHQQGATVKVFGKSKIDSVVVWKVLAAQAAIRDTLKTHSRSLAHRLRVDSGMVFSLTGDTVSFKNKLDLLNLIPARNIQEVNVSGNVINIFSDTLVRIAGHRKVPYALDSMARHRRFRSVVNSVAAKSANGSREVQVTDIVALPARAQLNPEPVEKTLQQKEKAKAQHLNNVIQQMAVEYARNEKPLAERLQQLKLKELLATELQMHNIQIPYHFKVETGAGNNSTITLASTNALSSAALPSPASANEYLVRLFPNDVLSAPAFLILDFPNRNYYVWQSLAVPTVISVLFTLIIILTFSFTLYTILRQKKISEIKNDFINNMTHEFKTPIATISLALDALVNPKVRKDEVRVDYYARIIKDENKRMHQQVEKVLQTAQMERQKLQLACEKVDVHALIQKVIEPFQLHIEQRQGSLDLKLDATHEVIYADPGHLANMVANLLDNANKYSPNGPRIVIQTANVSKGIHISVEDQGTGMSREAQKRVFEKFYRVPTGNVHNVKGFGLGLSYVKTMAEAHAGTIHLRSELGKGSRFTLWLPCQPHA encoded by the coding sequence ATGAAGAAGAAAACATTGCTTTTGGTCATAGCCCTCATGAGTCTGTCGCTTATTGGGCTGATAGGCTTTCAGGCTTATTGGATTCAGCATGCGGTGCAGATGGAGGAGGAAGTGTTTGACCGCAACGTGAGCGTGGCCCTGCACCAAGTGGCCCGTCGCCTGGAAACGGAGGAAGCCATGCATTTCCTGAAAGAGGAAGCGCCCTTGATACGGGCAGCCGCGCTGACGCCCGTTACGCCATCTATGGAGGACAACGCCCCTGCCCCAACGCCCGCCAGAAAAGCGAAAGCCAAAAAAACTACTTATAAAATCACGTTCAACGCGGCTCCAGAAGATCAGCAGGTCCTGCTCACGCGCCCTTCAGAAGCGTCTACTCCACCGCCAGCCCCGGCCACAGGTTTTTCTGTGGTGACCTCTACTGCCCAGAGCCCCCAGAGCCGGGTGTACCTGCGTTCCACCACCGCTGCCCCGCACCAGCAAGGCGCCACGGTCAAGGTATTCGGGAAATCTAAGATTGATTCTGTGGTGGTCTGGAAAGTGCTGGCCGCGCAGGCCGCCATCCGGGACACGCTCAAAACGCATTCTAGGTCTTTGGCGCATAGGTTGCGGGTAGATTCCGGCATGGTATTCAGCCTCACGGGCGATACCGTTTCCTTTAAAAACAAGCTGGATTTACTGAACCTTATTCCGGCCAGAAATATACAGGAGGTGAACGTGAGCGGCAACGTGATCAACATTTTCTCAGACACCCTGGTCAGAATAGCGGGCCATCGCAAGGTTCCTTACGCCTTAGACTCCATGGCCCGGCACCGGCGGTTCAGAAGTGTAGTGAACTCTGTGGCTGCTAAAAGCGCCAATGGCAGCAGAGAAGTTCAGGTTACAGACATTGTGGCCCTCCCAGCCCGGGCGCAACTGAACCCAGAACCCGTTGAGAAAACCCTGCAGCAGAAGGAGAAAGCCAAGGCGCAGCACCTCAACAACGTGATTCAGCAGATGGCGGTGGAATACGCCAGGAATGAAAAGCCTCTGGCCGAGCGCCTTCAGCAACTCAAGCTCAAAGAATTGCTGGCCACCGAATTGCAGATGCACAACATTCAGATTCCTTACCATTTCAAGGTAGAAACTGGCGCAGGCAACAACTCTACTATCACGCTGGCCTCTACCAACGCGCTGTCCTCTGCCGCATTGCCCAGCCCGGCCAGCGCCAATGAATACCTGGTGCGCCTTTTCCCCAATGACGTGCTTTCGGCCCCGGCTTTTCTTATCCTGGATTTCCCCAACCGCAATTACTATGTCTGGCAGAGCCTGGCAGTGCCCACCGTAATCTCGGTGCTGTTCACCTTGATTATCATTCTCACGTTCTCGTTCACGCTGTACACCATTCTACGGCAGAAGAAAATCTCTGAGATCAAGAACGATTTCATCAACAACATGACCCACGAATTCAAGACGCCCATCGCCACTATTTCTCTGGCCCTTGATGCGTTGGTGAACCCCAAAGTGCGCAAAGATGAAGTGCGCGTGGATTACTATGCCCGCATTATCAAAGACGAAAACAAGCGCATGCACCAGCAAGTGGAGAAAGTGCTGCAGACGGCCCAGATGGAGCGCCAGAAACTGCAACTGGCCTGCGAAAAAGTGGACGTACACGCCTTGATCCAGAAAGTGATTGAGCCGTTCCAGCTGCACATTGAGCAACGCCAGGGCTCCCTTGACCTGAAACTGGACGCCACCCATGAAGTAATTTACGCCGACCCCGGCCACCTGGCCAACATGGTGGCCAACCTGCTGGACAACGCCAACAAATATTCGCCCAACGGCCCTAGAATTGTGATTCAAACGGCCAATGTATCCAAGGGAATTCATATATCAGTGGAAGACCAGGGCACGGGCATGTCACGGGAGGCGCAGAAGCGGGTGTTTGAGAAATTTTACCGCGTGCCCACGGGCAATGTGCACAACGTCAAAGGCTTCGGGTTGGGGCTGAGTTACGTGAAAACCATGGCCGAGGCCCACGCCGGCACCATTCACCTTCGCTCAGAACTGGGCAAAGGCAGCCGGTTCACTTTGTGGTTGCCGTGCCAACCGCACGCTTAA
- a CDS encoding response regulator transcription factor, whose translation MTVPAATRLLLVEDDPNFGMVLKDYLELHDYDVTLCVDGLQGLRTFQKESFNACILDVMMPFKDGFSLATDIKKINPQMPVIFLTAKAMKADMLEGFKIGADDYITKPFDSEILLWKLKAILQRKANAHTPEKEAATEFQLGKYYFHFKTRQITLNGESQKLSPKEAELLLLLCQYLNDVLPREIALSKIWKDDNYFTARSMDVFVTKLRKYLKADPQVEIINVHGNGFRLVAPTPVSAAAE comes from the coding sequence ATGACTGTACCTGCCGCCACCCGCCTGCTTTTGGTGGAAGATGATCCCAACTTCGGGATGGTGCTGAAAGATTACCTGGAGTTGCATGACTATGACGTGACCTTATGCGTGGACGGGCTGCAGGGCTTGCGTACGTTTCAGAAGGAAAGCTTCAACGCGTGTATTCTGGACGTGATGATGCCCTTTAAAGACGGTTTTTCACTGGCCACCGACATCAAGAAAATCAACCCGCAGATGCCCGTTATCTTTCTCACGGCCAAAGCCATGAAAGCCGATATGCTGGAAGGATTCAAGATTGGCGCCGATGACTACATCACCAAACCCTTTGACTCTGAGATTCTGCTCTGGAAACTGAAAGCCATTCTGCAGCGCAAAGCCAATGCCCACACGCCAGAGAAAGAAGCCGCCACCGAGTTCCAGCTGGGCAAATACTATTTTCATTTTAAAACCCGTCAAATCACACTCAACGGTGAGTCACAGAAATTGTCGCCCAAAGAGGCGGAATTGCTGCTCTTGCTCTGCCAGTACCTCAATGACGTGCTGCCGCGCGAGATTGCCCTGAGCAAAATCTGGAAAGACGACAATTACTTCACCGCCCGCAGCATGGATGTGTTTGTGACCAAGCTCCGCAAATACCTCAAAGCCGATCCGCAGGTGGAGATCATCAATGTGCACGGCAACGGTTTCCGGCTGGTGGCGCCCACGCCCGTTTCTGCCGCCGCGGAATAG
- a CDS encoding Smr/MutS family protein, which produces MNIGDRVRLLHGKENGIITRFLDNNLVEVAIDNDFTIPVMRREVIVISPEEDKNFGNAPVAPEPAKPRQTLLTPPVALVAGIYVGLVHQTPELLAIHVINNSEFDLLFTYGEETLNGYKAVNNDKLPPRKTKAVGHVHLNDFDKWPDLVVQYLQHKTSSNTLLEPVTRRLKFKAASFYKSKKMVPVLQKEGYLFQLDAKPNLVNPDQIQEQLQESSAGPANVKVPVPANEVDLHIEKLLPQEDHKLMTNSEVLRVQLAAFQDNLDRAVANNMQEIIFIHGTGNGVLKKEIQKLLSRNPSIKYYEDARKEKFGYGATKVQLK; this is translated from the coding sequence ATGAATATAGGAGATCGCGTACGATTACTGCATGGCAAGGAGAACGGCATCATCACCCGCTTTCTGGACAACAACCTGGTGGAAGTGGCCATTGACAATGATTTCACCATTCCGGTGATGCGCCGCGAGGTGATTGTGATTTCGCCGGAGGAAGACAAGAATTTTGGCAACGCGCCGGTGGCCCCGGAGCCCGCAAAACCCAGACAAACGCTTTTGACGCCGCCTGTGGCCTTGGTGGCCGGCATTTACGTGGGTCTGGTGCACCAAACCCCGGAGCTGCTGGCTATTCACGTGATCAACAATTCTGAGTTTGATTTGCTGTTCACCTATGGCGAGGAAACCCTGAACGGCTACAAAGCCGTGAACAATGACAAACTGCCGCCGCGCAAAACCAAAGCCGTGGGCCACGTGCACCTCAACGACTTCGACAAATGGCCCGACCTGGTGGTGCAGTACCTGCAGCATAAAACCAGCAGCAACACTTTGCTGGAACCCGTGACCAGACGCCTGAAATTCAAAGCCGCCTCGTTCTACAAAAGCAAGAAAATGGTGCCCGTACTGCAAAAGGAAGGCTATCTGTTTCAACTAGACGCCAAGCCCAACCTGGTGAACCCAGACCAGATTCAGGAACAGTTGCAGGAGTCTTCTGCAGGGCCAGCCAACGTGAAAGTGCCCGTACCGGCCAACGAGGTGGATTTGCACATTGAGAAACTGTTGCCCCAGGAAGACCACAAACTGATGACCAACTCTGAGGTTCTGCGGGTGCAGTTGGCCGCATTCCAAGACAACCTGGACCGGGCGGTGGCCAACAACATGCAGGAGATTATCTTCATTCACGGCACGGGCAACGGAGTTCTCAAAAAGGAAATCCAGAAACTGCTCTCCCGCAACCCCAGCATTAAGTATTATGAAGATGCCCGCAAAGAGAAATTTGGATACGGCGCCACCAAAGTGCAGCTGAAGTAG